Proteins encoded within one genomic window of Suricata suricatta isolate VVHF042 chromosome 17, meerkat_22Aug2017_6uvM2_HiC, whole genome shotgun sequence:
- the LOC115282733 gene encoding olfactory receptor-like protein DTMT — MKMGNQSVISEFLLLGLPIEPEQQDLFYVLFLAMYVTTVLGNLLIVVLIRLDSHLHMPMYLFLSNLSFSDLCFSSVTMPKLLQNMQSQVPSIPYAGCLAQMYFFLLFADLESFLLVAMAYDRYVAICFPLHYTIIMSPRLCLSLVVLSWVLTTSISLLHTLLMAHLSFCADNVIPHFFCDMSALLKLACSDIQINEMVIFILGGLVIIVPFLLIFLSYARIVSSILKVPSARGIRKAFSTCGSHLSVVSLFYGTIIGLYLCPSDNNSTVKETVMAVMYTVVTPMLNPFIYSLRNQDIKGALGRIFSKWTIQFSLGEGF, encoded by the coding sequence ATGAAAATGGGAAACCAAAGTGTCATCTCAGAGTTCCTCCTCCTGGGCCTGCCTATTGAGCCAGAGCAGCAAGACCTGTTCTATGTGCTGTTCCTGGCCATGTATGTTACCACCGTCCTGGGGAACCTTCTCATCGTCGTCCTCATTCGCCTGGACTCCCACCTCCACATGCCCATGTATTTGTTTCTCAGTAACTTGTccttctctgacctctgcttctcctctgtcaCTATGCCCAAACTGCTGCAGAACATGCAGAGCCAAGTCCCGTCCATCCCCTATGCTGGCTGCCTGGCCCAGATGTACTTCTTCTTGCTTTTTGCAGACTTAGAGAGTTTCCTCCTGGTggccatggcctatgaccgctatgtggccatttgCTTTCCCCTGCACTACACCATTATCATGAGCCccaggctctgtctctccttaGTGGTGCTGTCCTGGGTCCTGACCACTTCTATCTCTTTATTGCACACCCTACTCATGGCTCACCTGTCCTTCTGTGCTGATAATGTGATTCCTCACTTTTTCTGTGACATGTCAGCTCTGCTAAAGTTGGCCTGCTCTGACATTCAGATCAATGAAATGGtgatatttattttgggagggctTGTCATTATTGTTCCATTCCTGTTGATCTTTTTATCCTATGCACGGATTGTGTCCTCCATCCTCAAAGTCCCTTCTGCCAGGGGCATCCGcaaggccttctccacctgtggcTCCCACCTCTCCGTGGTGTCTCTCTTCTATGGAACAATCATTGGCCTCTACTTATGCCCATCAGATAACAATTCTACTGTCAAGGAGACTGTCATGGCTGTGATGTACACTGTGGTCACCCCTATGCTGAatcccttcatctacagcctgaggaatcAGGACATAAAGGGAGCCCTAGggagaatattttctaaatggaCAATTCAGTTTTCTCTGGGAGAGGGATTCTAA